The region AGATGCGCTCGGCGAACATCACCACATGCTTGAACTCGTGCAGCAGCGTTCCGCGCACGTAGTGACGCCAGTCGGCCAGCGTCCAGTTGGCATTCCCCGAGGCGTTGGGGTTGGGCACGAAGGCGTAGAAGTACTCCCCCTCGTTGCTGGGCGGACAGGCAAACGACTGGTTGGGGGGATAGCTCTGCGGCGAGAAGTCGCACGACGTCACGAAGCCGAGGAGCGAACCGCCGCTCGAGATCGTGTAGTCGTTCACCTTCTTGGAGAAGACGGCAATCACTCTCCCGTTGTTGTCGTACTCTGCGTCGAGCACGAGCGGGTCGCCGAAGTTGGAGAGGTAGCCGAACATGTCGCGGTCGAACTCGGTTCCGATGGCCTGGTACTCGGCGTCCATCGTCCCGGCGAGCGGCGAGAGCGAATCCTCCATGATGATGAGCTTGGGCCCCACGTACACGACGCGCACGCGCACCGAGTCGTAGGTGGTGTAGTTGCCGAAGGTCTTCATCATGCGTTTCCAGAACTTGGTCCCCAGCGCTGGCGGGTCATCCACCGCGGTGTTGTAGCTCACACCGGTGCGCGCCAGGGCGGCGCGGTCACGCGCGCGCTTGGCCTGCATGGCGGCGCGCTGCCTGGGGTGAGCACGCATGAAGTCGATCGACGATTGCAGCGCGGCCGCGTGTCCCAGGGCGATGCGCTGGTCGCGCGTGGGGGCCGCTACCGTGGCGACGGGCCCCAGCGTTGGTGTCAGCTGCGCGCCCATGGCGTAGGTCGTGGCCGGCTTGAGCAGCGCCGACGTCGCAGTCGTCAGCGCCGCGCCCACGAGCTGGAAGCTCGCCGAGGCGGTGGAGGAGGTCCCGTAGTTGAATGCGGTGACCACGTACGTACCGCCGGTGGCGGCAAACTCGTTGCAGCCGACGTCGGTGGCTCCCGTCAGCAGCATCGACTCGCCCACGGCGAGCGTCCGCTGCTTGGCCATCGACAGCACTGCCTGTGCGGCGATGGAGTCGCCAGCGACCGAGACGGAGATGGGGACCGGGCCGGTCGGCGTGCACGGGAGCGCGGTGGCCACCGGGACGATGAGCGAGATTGCCGTCGCGGTGGCAGCGGTCACCGTGGCCTGCACGCCGTTGACGCGCACCACGTTGTTGACGAGGTCGGGGGCGAAGTTGGTGCCGTTGATCGTCGCCGCGGTACCGGGCACCCAACTGGCCGGCGCCACGCCGGCAATGGTCGGCGCGTTGAGCGAGCGGACGAGGAAGCGCACCGAGTCGGTCTTGCCTTCGCTCGTGGCGCGGATGTAGGTGGTCCCCGCCAGCACGCCGGTCACGAGCCCCTGCTGCGTGACGGTGGCGATGCTTGGCAAGGCGCTCGACCAGGTGAGGGAGCGCCCCGAGAGCGAGCGCCCGATGGCGTCGAGCGTGAGGGCGCTGAGCTGTGACGTCCCCCCCTGCCTAACGCTGGGGGCGCGGTTGTCGATCACGACGCTCGCCACCGGGATCTGGAGGACGGTGATCGACGCGCTCCCCCCCACCCCTTCCGACGTGGCGGTGATGGTCGCCGCGCCCGGTGTCACCCCGGTCACCACGCCGGCGTTATCGACCGAGGCGATGGTGGGAGCGCTCGAGCTCCACGTCACCGTGCGCCCGGAGAGCGTGTTCCCGCTGGCATCCTTGGCCGTGGCGGTGAACTGCACCGTCGCCCCCGCCTCCACCTGCGAGGCGAGCGACGACACCACGACAGACTTCAC is a window of Gemmatimonadaceae bacterium DNA encoding:
- a CDS encoding Ig-like domain-containing protein encodes the protein MKSVVVSSLASQVEAGATVQFTATAKDASGNTLSGRTVTWSSSAPTIASVDNAGVVTGVTPGAATITATSEGVGGSASITVLQIPVASVVIDNRAPSVRQGGTSQLSALTLDAIGRSLSGRSLTWSSALPSIATVTQQGLVTGVLAGTTYIRATSEGKTDSVRFLVRSLNAPTIAGVAPASWVPGTAATINGTNFAPDLVNNVVRVNGVQATVTAATATAISLIVPVATALPCTPTGPVPISVSVAGDSIAAQAVLSMAKQRTLAVGESMLLTGATDVGCNEFAATGGTYVVTAFNYGTSSTASASFQLVGAALTTATSALLKPATTYAMGAQLTPTLGPVATVAAPTRDQRIALGHAAALQSSIDFMRAHPRQRAAMQAKRARDRAALARTGVSYNTAVDDPPALGTKFWKRMMKTFGNYTTYDSVRVRVVYVGPKLIIMEDSLSPLAGTMDAEYQAIGTEFDRDMFGYLSNFGDPLVLDAEYDNNGRVIAVFSKKVNDYTISSGGSLLGFVTSCDFSPQSYPPNQSFACPPSNEGEYFYAFVPNPNASGNANWTLADWRHYVRGTLLHEFKHVVMFAERIFRDADSGEVGWLEEATAQQATELWARKLYGNKGQRADIRWSDGIICDYVRPPDTRFGCTDPVEAIGHHMGFLYRHYASNESKSIINSSDNVIYGSSWLFARWVTDTYGGPDEGVFLRSLVQQQNDVGITNLQNRTGKTWAEMMGYFSIAAASDNYPGGTISDARARITSWNTRDIFSNMSASLRFSDGSPAFPRSWPVNVRATSFGTFPSTTSNVFSLPGGGFAVWELSGTQTLPQALGIRNLTGGAPPASVGLGIVRVN